One genomic segment of Jaculus jaculus isolate mJacJac1 chromosome 2, mJacJac1.mat.Y.cur, whole genome shotgun sequence includes these proteins:
- the Zfand2a gene encoding AN1-type zinc finger protein 2A isoform X2, whose protein sequence is MEFPDLGKHCSERTCKQLDFLPVTCDACKQDFCKDHFSYTAHECPFAFKKDVQVPVCPLCDVPIPVRRGETPDVAVGEHIDRDCAPRPGRGEKVFTYRCSKEGCKKKEMLQLACVQCHGNFCIQHRHPLDHSCRAASCSAGKARGSVTRVPESKPSGALNALSSSWLAQQLRWKVKQ, encoded by the exons ATGGAATTTCCTGATTTGGGGAAGCATTGCTCAGAAAGGACTTGTAAACAACTAG ATTTTCTTCCAGTAACTTGTGATGCCTGCAAACAAGATTTCTGTAAAGACCACTTTTCGTACACAGCTCATGAGTGTCCCTTTGCATTTAAGAAG GATGTGCAGGTGCCTGTGTGTCCACTCTGTGATGTCCCCATCCCTGTGCGAAGGGGTGAGACCCCGGACGTGGCGGTTGGTGAGCACATCGACCGGGACTGCGCCCCTCGTcctgggaggggagagaag GTTTTCACATACCGATGCTCAAAAGAGGGCTGCAAGAAGAAGGAGATGCTGCAGCTGGCCTGTGTGCAGTGCCACGGCAACTTCTGCATCCAGCACAGGCATCCTCTGGACCACAGCTGCCGGGCTGCGAGCTGCTCAGCTGGCAAAGCTAG GGGCTCAGTGACCCGAGTTCCTGAGTCAAAGCCGTCAGGAGCTTTGAATGCACTGTCCTCCAGTTGGCTGGCCCAGCAGCTCAG ATGGAAGGTGAAGCAGTGA
- the Zfand2a gene encoding AN1-type zinc finger protein 2A isoform X3: MEFPDLGKHCSERTCKQLDFLPVTCDACKQDFCKDHFSYTAHECPFAFKKDVQVPVCPLCDVPIPVRRGETPDVAVGEHIDRDCAPRPGRGEKVFTYRCSKEGCKKKEMLQLACVQCHGNFCIQHRHPLDHSCRAASCSAGKARWKVKQ, encoded by the exons ATGGAATTTCCTGATTTGGGGAAGCATTGCTCAGAAAGGACTTGTAAACAACTAG ATTTTCTTCCAGTAACTTGTGATGCCTGCAAACAAGATTTCTGTAAAGACCACTTTTCGTACACAGCTCATGAGTGTCCCTTTGCATTTAAGAAG GATGTGCAGGTGCCTGTGTGTCCACTCTGTGATGTCCCCATCCCTGTGCGAAGGGGTGAGACCCCGGACGTGGCGGTTGGTGAGCACATCGACCGGGACTGCGCCCCTCGTcctgggaggggagagaag GTTTTCACATACCGATGCTCAAAAGAGGGCTGCAAGAAGAAGGAGATGCTGCAGCTGGCCTGTGTGCAGTGCCACGGCAACTTCTGCATCCAGCACAGGCATCCTCTGGACCACAGCTGCCGGGCTGCGAGCTGCTCAGCTGGCAAAGCTAG ATGGAAGGTGAAGCAGTGA
- the Zfand2a gene encoding AN1-type zinc finger protein 2A isoform X1 — MEFPDLGKHCSERTCKQLDFLPVTCDACKQDFCKDHFSYTAHECPFAFKKDVQVPVCPLCDVPIPVRRGETPDVAVGEHIDRDCAPRPGRGEKVFTYRCSKEGCKKKEMLQLACVQCHGNFCIQHRHPLDHSCRAASCSAGKARGSVTRVPESKPSGALNALSSSWLAQQLRYWSDGICGFGSADIGVTTLCLVVAVLSVSCGGWHASTRAGDVRPAQSMSAPCRVSRTLIAASGTSQAAPKALLHEGPLDSQHVVTSPVLSVLFQMEGEAVMGRLSQLLVASLWRCCDEDDASCSTFLPLASSLVFVNALSQLRSSLLKAVRGR; from the exons ATGGAATTTCCTGATTTGGGGAAGCATTGCTCAGAAAGGACTTGTAAACAACTAG ATTTTCTTCCAGTAACTTGTGATGCCTGCAAACAAGATTTCTGTAAAGACCACTTTTCGTACACAGCTCATGAGTGTCCCTTTGCATTTAAGAAG GATGTGCAGGTGCCTGTGTGTCCACTCTGTGATGTCCCCATCCCTGTGCGAAGGGGTGAGACCCCGGACGTGGCGGTTGGTGAGCACATCGACCGGGACTGCGCCCCTCGTcctgggaggggagagaag GTTTTCACATACCGATGCTCAAAAGAGGGCTGCAAGAAGAAGGAGATGCTGCAGCTGGCCTGTGTGCAGTGCCACGGCAACTTCTGCATCCAGCACAGGCATCCTCTGGACCACAGCTGCCGGGCTGCGAGCTGCTCAGCTGGCAAAGCTAG GGGCTCAGTGACCCGAGTTCCTGAGTCAAAGCCGTCAGGAGCTTTGAATGCACTGTCCTCCAGTTGGCTGGCCCAGCAGCTCAGGTACTGGTCTGATGGCATATGTGGCTTCGGCTCTGCTGACATTGGCGTCACCACCCTGTGCCTGGTAGTTGCAGTGCTGTCAGTCAGCTGTGGAGGGTGGCACGCTTCCACGAGGGCGGGTGACGTGAGACCCGCACAGTCCATGTCAGCACCATGTCGCGTCAGCCGAACCCTGATAGCTGCTTCTGGAACGTCTCAAGCGGCCCCCAAGGCCCTTTTGCATGAGGGACCCTTAGATAGTCAACATGTGGTCACCTCACCAGTTCTTTCTGTCCTCTTCCAGATGGAAGGTGAAGCAGTGATGGGGCGCTTGTCCCAGCTGCTCGTCGCCTCGCTTTGGCGCTGTTGTGATGAAGATGACGCGTCCTGTAGCACTTTCCTCCCCCTGGCCAGCAGCCTGGTCTTTGTTAATGCTCTCTCACAGTTGCGCTCATCACTTCTCAAAGCAGTCAGAGGCCGTTAA